Proteins from a genomic interval of Medicago truncatula cultivar Jemalong A17 chromosome 3, MtrunA17r5.0-ANR, whole genome shotgun sequence:
- the LOC120579658 gene encoding 30S ribosomal protein S7, chloroplastic: MSRRGTAEKKTAKSDPIYRNRLVNMLVNRIMKHGKKSLAYQIIYRAMKRIQQKTKTNPLYVLRQAIRGVTPDIAVKTKTRRVSGSNKKVPVEIGSTQGKALAIRWLLGASRKRPGRNMAFKLSSELVDAAKGSGDAIRKKQETHRMAEANRAFAHFR, from the coding sequence ATGTCACGGCGAGGTACTGCAGAAAAAAAAACCGCAAAATCCGATCCAATTTATCGTAATCGATTAGTTAACATGTTGGTTAACCGTATTATGAAACACGGAAAAAAATCATTGGCTTATCAAATTATCTATCGAGCTATGAAAAGGATTCAacaaaagacaaaaacaaatccaCTATATGTTTTACGTCAAGCAATACGTGGCGTAACTCCCGATATAgcagtaaaaacaaaaacaagacgCGTAAGCGGATCGAATAAAAAAGTTCCCGTTGAAATAGGATCCACACAAGGAAAAGCACTTGCCATTCGTTGGTTATTAGGCGCATCCCGAAAACGTCCGGGTCGAAATATGGCTTTCAAATTAAGTTCCGAATTAGTGGATGCTGCCAAAGGGAGTGGCGATGCCATACGCAAAAAGCAAGAGACTCATAGAATGGCAGAGGCAAATAGAGCTTTTGCACATTTTCGTTAA
- the LOC120579656 gene encoding LOW QUALITY PROTEIN: NAD(P)H-quinone oxidoreductase subunit 2 A, chloroplastic-like (The sequence of the model RefSeq protein was modified relative to this genomic sequence to represent the inferred CDS: inserted 1 base in 1 codon), with the protein MKAFHLLVFDGSFIFPELILIFGLILLLMIDSTSDQKDLSWFYFISSTSLVMSITALLFRWREEPMISFSGNFQTNNFNEIFQFLILLSSTLCIPLSVEYIECTEMAITEFLLFILTATLGGMFLCSANDLITIFVALECFSLCSYLLSGYTKKDVRSNEATMKYLLMGGASSSILVHGFSWLYGLSGGEIELQEIVNGLINTQMYNSPGISIALIFITVGIGFKLSLAPSHQWTPDVYEGSPTPVVAFLSVTSKVAASASATRIFDILFYFSSNEWHLLLEILAILSMLLGNLIAITQTSMKRMLAYSSIGQIGYVIIGIIVGDSNDGYASMITYMLFYISMNLGTFACIVLFGLRTGTDNIRDYAGLYTKDPFLALSLALCLLSLGGLPPLAXFFGKLHLFWCGWQAGLYFLVSIGLITSVVSIYYYLKIIKLLMTGRNQEITPHVRNYRRSPVRSNNSIELSMIICVIASTVPGISMNPIIEIAQDTLF; encoded by the exons ATGAAAGCCTTTCATTTGCTTGTTTTCGATGGAAGTTTTATTTTTCCGGAATTGATCCTAATTTTTGGtctaattcttcttctgatgatTGATTCAACCTCTGATCAAAAAGATCTATCTTGGTTCTATTTTATCTCTTCAACAAGTTTAGTAATGAGCATAACGGCGCTGTTGTTCCGATGGAGAGAAGAACCTATGATTAGTTTTTCGGGAAATTTCCAAACGAACAATTTCAACGAAatctttcaatttcttattttaCTATCTTCAACTCTATGTATTCCTCTATCCGTAGAGTACATTGAATGTACAGAAATGGCTATAACAGAGTTTCTGTTATTCATATTAACCGCTACTCTAGGAGGAATGTTTTTATGCAGCGCTAATGATTTAATAACTATCTTTGTAGCTCTAGAATGTTTCAGTTTATGCTCCTATCTACTATCTGGATATACCAAGAAAGATGTACGGTCTAATGAGGCTACTATGAAATATTTACTCATgggtggagcaagctcttctaTTCTGGTTCATGGTTTCTCTTGGCTATATGGTTTGTCCGGGGGAGAGATAGAGCTTCAAGAAATAGTGAATGGTCTTATCAATACACAAATGTATAACTCCCCTGGAATTTCAATTGCGCTTATATTCATCACTGTAGGAATTGGGTTCAAGCTTTCCCTAGCCCCTTCTCATCAATGGACTCCTGACGTATATGAAGGA TCTCCGACTCCAGTCGTTGCTTTTCTTTCTGTTACTTCGAAAGTAGCTGCTTCAGCTTCAGCCACTCGAATTTTcgatattcttttttatttctcatcaaaCGAATGGCATCTTCTTCTAGAAATCCTAGCTATTCTTAGCATGCTATTAGGGAATCTTATTGCTATTACTCAAACAAGCATGAAACGGATGCTTGCTTATTCGTCCATAGGTCAAATTGGATATGTAATTATTGGAATAATTGTTGGAGACTCAAATGATGGATATGCAAGCATGATAACTTATATGCTGTTCTATATCTCCATGAATCTAGGAACTTTTGCTTGCATTGTGTTATTTGGTCTACGTACCGGAACCGATAACATTCGAGATTATGCAGGATTATACACAAAAGATCCTTTTTTGGCTCTCTCTTTAGCCCTATGTCTATTATCCTTAGGAGGTCTTCCTCCACTAG GGTTTTTCGGAAAACTTCATTTATTCTGGTGTGGATGGCAAGCAGGCCTATATTTCTTGGTTTCAATAGGACTTATTACAAGCGTTGTTTCTATCTACTAttatctaaaaataattaagttattAATGACTGGACGAAACCAAGAAATAACTCCTCACGTGCGAAATTATAGAAGGTCTCCTGTAAGATCAAACAATTCCATCGAATTGAGTATGATTATATGTGTGATAGCATCTACTGTACCAGGAATATCAATGAACCCCATTATTGAAATTGCTCAGGATACCCTTTTTTAG
- the LOC120579495 gene encoding protein Ycf2: MKKKSCNGVDSDLYKWYLELGTSMKKLTILLYLLSCSAGSVAQNLWSLTGPNEKNDGITSYRLLYNDSDLVHGLLEIEGALLGSSQTGSPFENDGVTFLLRPEPRNPINMIQNGSRSILDHRFLYEKNESGSNEFGFPYWERSFWDKQISYDEEGELQENDSEFLQDGTMEYQTQKRSFKEQGVFRISQFIWDPSDPLFLLFQDDPSVSVFSHRELVADEEMSNRLLTCQTKKIYWKYLNKPWFRKNMPEQNFELLIDRQRQFRTNSSFSNELFRSTTLSESYQYLSNLFLSNGTLLAQITKTLLRKRWLFPEEMVVTICSNNE, from the exons ATGAAGAAGAAATCATGTAACGGGGTGGATTCTGATTTGTACAAATGGTACTTGGAACTTGGAACAAGCATGAAGAAATTAACGATACTTCTTTATCTTTTGAGTTGTTCTGCCGGATCCGTCGCTCAAAACCTTTGGTCTCTAACCGGACctaatgaaaaaaatgatgGTATCACTTCTTATAGACTCCTTTATAATGATTCTGATCTAGTTCATGGGCTATTAGAAATAGAAGGTGCTCTGCTGGGATCCTCACAGACAGGAAGTCCTTTTGAGAATGATGGAGTAACATTTCTTCTTAGGCCCGAACCAAGGAATCCTATCAATATGATTCAAAATGGATCTCGTTCTATCCTTGATCATAGATTTCtctatgaaaaaaatgaatcGGG GTCCAATGAATTCGGATTTCCCTATTGGGAAAGGTCATTTTGGGACAAGCAGATCAGttatgatgaagagggtgagcTTCAAGAGAATGATTCGGAGTTCTTGCAGGATGGAACCATGGAGTACCAGACACAAAAAAGATCTTTCAAAGAACAGGGCGTTTTTCGAATAAGCCAATTCATTTGGGACCCTTCGGATCCACTCTTTTTGCTATTCCAAGATGATCCTTCTGTATCTGTGTTTTCACATCGAGAATTGGTTGCAGATGAGGAGATGTCAAATAGACTTTTGActtgccaaacaaaaaaaatttattggaAATATCTAAATAAACCCTGGTTTAGGAAGAATATGCCAGAACAGAATTTCGAATTGTTGATTGATCGACAGAGACAGTTTAGAACCAATAGTTCATTCTCAAATGAATTGTTTCGTTCTACTACTCTATCCGAGAGTTATCAATATTTATCAAATCTGTTCCTATCTAATGGAACCCTATTGGCTCAAATTACAAAGACATTGTTGAGAAAAAGATGGCTTTTCCCGGAGGAGATGGTTGTTACTATCTGTTCCAATAACGAATGA
- the LOC120579657 gene encoding ribulose bisphosphate carboxylase large chain — translation MDFFCIILIDSASLVSATRSRMSGGDHIHAGTVVGKLEGERDITLGFVDLLRDDFVEKDRSRGIFFTQDWVSLPGVLPVASGGIHVWHMPALTEIFGDDSVLQFGGGTLGHPWGNAPGAVANRVALEACVQARNEGRDLAREGNEIIREATKWSPELAAACEVWKEIKFEFPAMDTI, via the coding sequence atggattttttttgtataatactAATCGATAGCGCCTCATTGGTAAGTGCTACAAGATCTCGTATGTCAGGTGGAGATCATATTCACGCTGGTACTGTAGTAGGTAAACTGGAAGGAGAAAGGGATATTACTTTAGGTTTTGTTGATTTACTACgtgatgattttgttgaaaaagataGAAGTCGCGGTATTTTTTTCACTCAGGATTGGGTTTCTTTACCTGGTGTTCTGCCTGTTGCTTCAGGTGGTATTCATGTTTGGCATATGCCTGCTCTGACCGAGATATTTGGAGATGATTCTGTACTTCAATTCGGTGGAGGAACTTTAGGACACCCTTGGGGAAATGCACCTGGTGCCGTAGCGAATCGAGTAGCTCTGGAAGCATGTGTACAAGCTCGTAATGAAGGACGTGATCTTGCTCGTGAGGGTAATGAAATTATCCGTGAAGCTACCAAATGGAGTCCTGAATTAGCTGCTGCTTGTGAAGTCTGGAAGGAGATCAAATTTGAATTCCCAGCAATGGATACTATTTAA
- the LOC120579655 gene encoding maturase K: MKEYQVYLERARSRQQDFLYPLIFREYIYGLAYSHNFNRSVFLENVGSDSKYSLLIVKRLITRMYQQNHLIISANDSNKNPFWGYNNNFYSQIISEGFAIVVEIPFFLELSSSLEEAEIIKSYKNLRSIHSIFPFLEDKFTYFNYVSDIRIPYPIHLEILVQILRYWVKDAPFFHLLRLFLYNFSNWNSFITTKNSISTFSKSNPRLFLFLYNFYVCEYESIFLFLRNKSSHLRLKSFNVFFERIFCYAKREHLVEVFAKDFSYTLTFFKDPLIHYVRYQGKYILASKNSPFLMNKWKHYFIHLWQGFFYVWSQPRTMNINQLSEHSFQLLGYFLNVRVNRSVVRSQMLQNTFLIEIFNKKLDIIVPIIPLIRSLAKAKFCNVLGHPISKPVWADSSDFDIIDRFLRICRNLSHYYNGSSKKKSLYRIKYILRLSCIKTLACKHKSTVRAFLKRSGSEELLEEFFTEEEEILSLIFPRDSSTLHRLNRNRIWYLDILFSNDLVNDE; this comes from the coding sequence ATGAAGGAATATCAAGTATATTTAGAACGAGCTAGATCTCGCCAACAGGACTTCCTATACCCACTTATTTTTCGGGAGTATATTTATGGACTTGCTTATAGTCATAATTTTAATAGATCCGTTTTTCTGGAAAATGTAGGTTCTGACAGTAAATATAGTTTACTAATTGTAAAACGTTTAATTACTCGAATGTATCAACAGAATCATTTAATCATTTCGGCTAATGATTCTaacaaaaatccattttggggctataataataatttttattctcaAATAATATCAGAGGGTTTTGCCATCGTGGTGGAAATTCCATTTTTCCTAGAATTAAGCTCTTCCTTAGAGGAGGCAGAAAtcataaaatcttataaaaatttGAGATCAATTCATTCCATTTTTCCCTTTTTGGAGGATAAATTTACATATTTCAATTATGTGTCAGATATACGAATACCATATCCTATCCATCTGGAAATTTTAGTTCAAATCCTTCGATACTGGGTGAAAGATGCccctttttttcatttattacgattgtttctttataattttagtaATTGGAATAGTTTTATTACTACCAAAAACTCGATTTCTACTTTTTCAAAAAGTAATCCGAGATTATTCTTGTTCCTCTATAATTTTTATGTATGTGAATATGAATCTATCTTCCTTTTTCTACGTAATAAATCCTCTCATTTACGATTAAAATCTTTTAACGTTTTTTTTGAACGAATTTTTTGTTATGCAAAAAGAGAACATCTTGTAGAAGTTTTTGCTAAGGATTTTTCGTATACTTTAACATTCTTCAAGGATCCTCTCATTCATTATGTTAGATATCAAGGAAAATACATTCTGGCTTCAAAGAATTCGCCTTTTTTGATGAATAAATGgaaacattattttattcatttatggcaaggttttttttatgtttggtcTCAACCAAGAACGATGAATATAAACCAATTATCCGAACATTCATTTCAGCTTTTAGGCTATTTTTTAAATGTGCGGGTAAATCGTTCAGTGGTACGGAGTCAAATGCtgcaaaatacatttttaatcgaaatttttaacaaaaaactcGATATAATAGTTCCAATTATTCCTCTGATTAGATCGTTGGCTAAAGCGAAATTTTGTAATGTATTAGGGCATCCTATTAGTAAGCCGGTCTGGGCCGATTCATCCGATTTTGATATTATTGACCGATTTTTGCGAATATGCAGAAATCTTTCTCATTATTACAATGgatcctcaaaaaaaaaaagtttgtatcgAATAAAATATATACTTCGGCTTTCTTGTATTAAAACTTTGGCTTGTAAACACAAAAGTACTGTACGCGCTTTTTTGAAAAGATCAGGTTCAGAAGAATTATTGGAAGAATTCTTTACAGAGGAAGAAGAGattctttctttgatttttccAAGAGATTCTTCTACTTTGCAC